From the genome of Lotus japonicus ecotype B-129 chromosome 6, LjGifu_v1.2, one region includes:
- the LOC130725272 gene encoding uncharacterized protein LOC130725272, whose protein sequence is MDLTGAIKHIKVKAKQVNNLPSGLRILVDFNEQDSAYGDAQGLLAGFLGILACNCNLFPIDFERWTGKVGIPEDYFNDCFATIIKVRFSFKTTKALAKRYCKISMGKKWSAHKQRLWSEFNIPTKTIDEIIRNVPNGIDKDQWVRFVQYRMKPSTQERCRKNKENRSKQVIPHTGGSKANSRRRHEIFLETGKLPSRAQMYILTHTKKGWILCQ, encoded by the exons ATGG ACTTGACAGGAGCTATTAAGCATATTAAAGTTAAAGCTAAGCAAGTCAATAACTTGCCTAGTGGGCTACGCATTTTAGTTGATTTTAATGAGCAAGACTCAGCATATGGTGATGCACAAGGTCTACTTGCTGGATTTTTGGGAATATTGGCATGTAATTGCAATTTGTTTCCAATTGATTTTGAAAGATGGACGGGGAAAGTAGGCATACCTGAAGATTATTTTAATGACTGTTTTGCAACAATTATAAAG GTTCGTTTTTCTTTTAAGACCACTAAAGCCCTTGCAAAGAGATATTGCAAAATTAGTATGGGGAAGAAGTGGTCGGCGCATAAGCAGCGTTTGTGGAGTGAATTTAATATTCCAACCAAAACCATAGATGAAATCATTAGAAATGTTCCGAATGGTATAGACAAAGATCAGTGGGTTCGCTTTGTCCAATATCGTATGAAACCATCTACACAG GAACGTTgtagaaaaaataaagaaaaccgAAGCAAGCAAGTGATTCCACACACCGGTGGTTCTAAAGCTAACTCAAGAAGAAGACATGAGATA TTCTTAGAAACTGGGAAGCTACCAAGTCGTGCACAAATGTATATTCTAACTCATACGAAAAAAGGATGGATCCTTTGTCAATGA